The Prosthecobacter algae genome has a segment encoding these proteins:
- the recR gene encoding recombination mediator RecR has translation MPALDYPPPLQRLIAQIRTLPGLGPRSAERLVLWLMQDGGRIEPLVDSLRDVGDRVQACDQCGFFIESDHECVLCHSPKRNPHLICVVEQAADVLRLERSGAFSGLYHVLGGKLSPLDNVTPEDLRIEPLLHRVKNQSVEEVILAVGSDVEGEATASYLNDLLRTEGLTVSRLAQGMPAGGGLDHVDELTLYQALQGRRRV, from the coding sequence ATGCCTGCCCTTGATTATCCGCCACCCCTTCAGCGCCTGATCGCGCAGATCCGCACGCTCCCCGGCCTGGGGCCGCGCAGTGCGGAGCGCCTGGTGCTGTGGCTCATGCAGGATGGCGGTCGCATCGAGCCGCTGGTGGACAGCCTGCGCGATGTGGGGGACCGCGTGCAGGCCTGCGACCAGTGCGGCTTTTTCATTGAGAGCGACCACGAGTGCGTGCTCTGCCACAGCCCGAAGCGCAATCCCCACCTCATCTGCGTGGTGGAACAGGCGGCCGATGTACTGCGGCTGGAGCGCTCCGGCGCCTTCTCAGGCCTTTATCACGTGCTGGGTGGCAAACTTTCCCCGCTGGACAATGTGACGCCGGAGGATCTGCGCATCGAGCCGCTGCTGCACCGGGTAAAAAACCAGTCGGTGGAGGAAGTGATCCTCGCCGTGGGCAGCGATGTGGAGGGCGAGGCCACCGCCAGCTACCTGAATGATCTTTTGCGCACGGAAGGGCTTACCGTCTCCCGTTTGGCCCAAGGCATGCCCGCCGGTGGCGGTCTGGACCATGTGGATGAGCTGACTCTATACCAGGCTCTGCAAGGACGCCGCAGGGTCTGA